The following proteins are encoded in a genomic region of Astatotilapia calliptera chromosome 22, fAstCal1.2, whole genome shotgun sequence:
- the LOC113014546 gene encoding uncharacterized protein LOC113014546 isoform X1, translating to MVFFVVQLQDEFYRITLVHLEPKFMSMLDEYTPKLLALFHSKGGAMGLKLQAIIAKSPSNPSNNITRNLVIQCLMVYLGESIDQLIKEYSVSVEVETLFCFCYSYVFVKFQIISGIIMFYLSFSYRMCATTVRKPMCLLFQDADEDGVSQDLSEQRMKIYKIKAVGSEEDDIGIVLEGVRVMPALGNFPRACAMLVGLTYAVDLAYPKELKYTLEVFQKLFLELDCAKLSPKVNSLKNKLLA from the exons ATGGTTTTTTTTGTCGTTCAGCTGCAGGATGAGTTCTACAGGATCACCCTGGTACACCTTGAACCCAAATTCATGTCCATGCTGGATGAGTACACTCCCAAACTGTTGGCCCTTTTCCATTCCAAGGGGGGAGCCATGGGATTGAAGTTGCAGGCTATCATAGCCAAG TCACCAAGCAATCCTAGCAATAACATAACCAGAAATCTGGTTATTCAGTGCTTGATGGTGTACCTTGGGGAGTCCATTGATCAACTGATCAAAGAGTACAGTGTAAGTGTTGAAGTAGAaacattattctgtttttgttattcataTGTGTTTGTcaagtttcaaataatttcaGGCATTatcatgttttatttgtcattcagCTACAGGATGTGTGCAACTACAGTCAGAAAACccatgtgtttgttgtttcaggATGCTGATGAGGATGGTGTGTCACAAGATCTTTCTGAACAGAGGATGAAAATCTACAAAATCAAGGCTGTTGGATCTGAGGAGGATGACATTGGCATTGTGCTGGAGGGTGTGAGAGTTATGCCTGCTCTGGGCAATTTTCCAAGAGCATGCGCAATGCTGGTTGGATTGACATATGCAGTCGATCTTGCCTATCCCAAAGAGCTAAAATACACCTTGGAAGTATTCCAGAAACTTTTCCTTGAACTGGATTGTGCTAAGCTCTCACCAAAAGTGAACAGCCTCAAGAACAAGTTATTGGCTTAA
- the LOC113014542 gene encoding gap junction beta-4 protein-like, whose product MNWNWLEDLISGVNNYSTVFGRVWLSVVFIFRVMVFVVAAQRVWGEESKDFECNTKQPGCTNVCYDHFFPISHIRLWALQLIFVTCPSLMVVAHVKYREMKDLKYTTTHEGKHVYARPGKKRGGLWWTYLVSLILKASFDAGFLYILYHIYEGFDLPRLLKCSMDPCPNIVDCYVSRPTEKKIFTLFMVVSSAVCILMCICEMFYFICKKVKKQIKRKIDADRQASAETHELKPLSAAFPRHKSRSSLRVDPTVSNHTLETVTRGYLKKLWQQSDT is encoded by the exons ATGAATTGGAATTGGCTGGAGGACCTCATCAGTGGGGTCAACAATTACTCCACAGTGTTTGGTCGGGTCTGGCTCTCAGTGGTCTTCATCTTCCGGGTGATGGTGTTTGTGGTGGCGGCTCAGCGAGTGTGGGGTGAAGAGAGCAAAGATTTTGAATGCAACACTAAACAGCCAGGCTGCACCAACGTGTGCTACGACCACTTCTTCCCCATCTCCCACATCCGCCTGTGGGCCCTGCAGCTCATCTTCGTCACATGCCCGTCGCTGATGGTTGTTGCCCATGTCAAATATCGAGAGATGAAGGACTTAAAGTACACCACCACCCATGAGGGTAAACACGTGTATGCCCGCCCTGGGAAGAAACGTGGAGGGCTGTGGTGGACATACCTG GTGAGCCTGATCTTAAAGGCAAGCTTTGATGCTGGTTTCCTCTACATCCTTTACCACATCTACGAAGGGTTCGACTTACCACGTTTGTTAAAGTGTTCAATGGATCCTTGCCCGAACATAGTGGACTGTTACGTATCCCGCCCCACAGAGAAGAAGATCTTCACTCTCTTCATGGTGGTGTCCTCTGCTGTCTGTATCTTGATGTGCATCTGTGAGATGTTTTACTTCATCTGCAAGAAAGTCAAGAAACAAATCAAGAGGAAAATAGATGCAGACAGGCAGGCGTCCGCAGAGACACACGAGCTGAAGCCACTGTCAGCAGCTTTTCCAAGGCACAAGTCTAGATCATCTTTGAGAGTGGATCCAACAGTGTCTAACCACACTCTAGAAACTGTGACTAGAGGTTACTTAAAAAAGTTATGGCAACAAAGTGACACTTGA
- the LOC113014546 gene encoding uncharacterized protein LOC113014546 isoform X2, with amino-acid sequence MVFFVVQLQDEFYRITLVHLEPKFMSMLDEYTPKLLALFHSKGGAMGLKLQAIIAKSPSNPSNNITRNLVIQCLMVYLGESIDQLIKEYSDADEDGVSQDLSEQRMKIYKIKAVGSEEDDIGIVLEGVRVMPALGNFPRACAMLVGLTYAVDLAYPKELKYTLEVFQKLFLELDCAKLSPKVNSLKNKLLA; translated from the exons ATGGTTTTTTTTGTCGTTCAGCTGCAGGATGAGTTCTACAGGATCACCCTGGTACACCTTGAACCCAAATTCATGTCCATGCTGGATGAGTACACTCCCAAACTGTTGGCCCTTTTCCATTCCAAGGGGGGAGCCATGGGATTGAAGTTGCAGGCTATCATAGCCAAG TCACCAAGCAATCCTAGCAATAACATAACCAGAAATCTGGTTATTCAGTGCTTGATGGTGTACCTTGGGGAGTCCATTGATCAACTGATCAAAGAGTACAGT gATGCTGATGAGGATGGTGTGTCACAAGATCTTTCTGAACAGAGGATGAAAATCTACAAAATCAAGGCTGTTGGATCTGAGGAGGATGACATTGGCATTGTGCTGGAGGGTGTGAGAGTTATGCCTGCTCTGGGCAATTTTCCAAGAGCATGCGCAATGCTGGTTGGATTGACATATGCAGTCGATCTTGCCTATCCCAAAGAGCTAAAATACACCTTGGAAGTATTCCAGAAACTTTTCCTTGAACTGGATTGTGCTAAGCTCTCACCAAAAGTGAACAGCCTCAAGAACAAGTTATTGGCTTAA